From Deferrisoma camini S3R1, the proteins below share one genomic window:
- a CDS encoding putative nucleotidyltransferase substrate binding domain-containing protein produces MREEGFLFTPVREICKGPVVTCLPDDTVVAAARRMDERGISGLVVEEDGVPVGIVTDRDLRRLVARSDGRIRDTRVRQVMRSPILTVGDQAPAYEAVYRMARHNIHRLLVVDAGGRMVGMVTGTDILGIQTNSPLYLRDEIARATTVSELKRVNGRVLEMVRFALRAGARTRDLVGLISHFNDEVTRKAAELLEGEGVVLPERAAYLVLGSEGRGEQTLRTDQDSAAVYDDALDEGARWDVERFSVRLVETLIAIGVPPCPGGTMASNPQWRHSLSEWLRRVEQWVTVPTGENMVNFGMFQDLRTLWGDPGLERRIKEHILELTRRHSLFFPRVAKNIVRFPPPLGWFGRIRTERRGRHKGRVDMKKAGIFALTEGVSLLALESGVLDGSTWEKLDALRDRGVLSAEEADRLDDAFTTLVGLRLRHQVRNLSEGRPPDNYLDPLRLTPRERADLRRALEEVGWFLQYIRSRYRLDFIR; encoded by the coding sequence GTGAGGGAGGAAGGGTTCCTGTTCACACCGGTGCGCGAGATCTGCAAGGGGCCGGTGGTCACGTGCCTGCCGGACGACACCGTGGTGGCCGCCGCCCGGCGGATGGACGAACGGGGAATCTCGGGGCTGGTGGTGGAGGAGGACGGCGTTCCGGTGGGGATCGTGACCGACCGGGACCTCCGGCGCCTCGTGGCCCGCTCCGACGGCAGGATCCGCGACACCCGGGTCCGGCAGGTCATGCGCTCGCCCATCCTGACCGTTGGCGACCAGGCCCCCGCTTACGAGGCGGTGTACCGGATGGCCCGCCACAACATCCACCGACTGCTGGTGGTGGACGCGGGGGGGCGGATGGTGGGCATGGTCACGGGCACCGACATCCTCGGCATCCAGACCAACAGCCCCCTCTACCTCCGGGACGAGATCGCCCGGGCCACCACCGTGTCAGAGCTCAAGCGGGTGAACGGGCGGGTGCTCGAGATGGTCCGGTTCGCCCTGCGGGCGGGGGCCCGCACCCGGGACCTGGTGGGGCTGATCTCCCATTTCAACGACGAGGTGACCCGCAAGGCGGCTGAGCTTCTCGAAGGGGAGGGGGTGGTGCTGCCGGAGAGGGCCGCGTACCTGGTGCTGGGGAGCGAGGGGCGGGGCGAGCAGACCCTGCGGACCGACCAGGACAGCGCCGCGGTCTATGACGACGCCCTGGACGAAGGGGCCCGGTGGGACGTGGAGAGGTTCTCGGTGCGGTTGGTGGAGACCCTGATCGCCATCGGGGTGCCGCCCTGCCCCGGCGGGACCATGGCCTCCAACCCCCAGTGGAGGCACAGCCTGTCGGAGTGGCTGCGCAGGGTGGAGCAGTGGGTCACGGTGCCCACCGGCGAGAACATGGTCAACTTCGGGATGTTCCAGGACCTCAGGACCCTGTGGGGCGACCCCGGCCTGGAGCGCCGGATCAAGGAGCACATCCTGGAGCTCACACGACGCCACAGCCTGTTCTTTCCCCGGGTGGCGAAGAACATCGTGCGGTTTCCCCCGCCCCTGGGGTGGTTCGGGCGGATCCGCACGGAGCGCCGGGGCCGCCACAAGGGCCGGGTGGACATGAAGAAGGCGGGCATCTTCGCCCTGACGGAAGGGGTGAGCCTGCTCGCCCTGGAAAGCGGGGTGCTGGACGGCAGCACCTGGGAGAAACTCGACGCCCTCCGCGACCGGGGCGTGCTGTCCGCCGAGGAGGCGGACCGGCTGGACGACGCGTTCACCACCCTGGTGGGGCTGAGGCTGCGCCATCAGGTGCGAAACCTGTCGGAAGGCCGCCCCCCCGACAACTACCTGGACCCCCTGCGCCTCACCCCGAGGGAGCGAGCCGACCTCCGGCGGGCCTTGGAAGAGGTGGGCTGGTTCCTGCAGTACATCCGCAGCCGTTACCGGCTGGACTTCATCCGGTAA
- a CDS encoding DUF4212 domain-containing protein — protein sequence MERKTQLVAYWKENLKYITILLAIWFTVSYLCGILIVDALDTIRIGGFKLGFWFANQGSEIIFVILIFVYVKLMNNLDRKYGVHED from the coding sequence ATGGAGCGAAAAACACAACTCGTAGCCTACTGGAAGGAAAACCTGAAGTACATCACCATTTTGCTCGCCATCTGGTTCACCGTGTCGTACCTGTGCGGCATCCTGATCGTCGACGCCCTCGACACGATCCGCATCGGCGGGTTCAAGCTGGGCTTCTGGTTCGCCAACCAGGGCTCGGAAATCATCTTCGTCATCTTGATCTTCGTCTACGTGAAGTTGATGAACAATTTGGATCGCAAATACGGGGTTCACGAGGACTAG
- a CDS encoding sodium:solute symporter family protein gives MGILGWTWIMVGITFSIYIGIAIWAKAATTGDFYVAEKQVHPILNGMATGADWMSAASFISMAGLIAFLGRDGAMYLMGWTGGYVLLAMLLAPYLRKYGKYTVPQFIGDRYYSNTARAVAIICAIFVSFTYVCGQMRGVGVVFSRFLEVPINTGVVIGMAIVFIYAVLGGMKGITYTQVAQYCVLIVAYLIPAIFIAAMLTGNPLPQIGFGAKISANGAQVLHDASAQGKYLLDVLDQLHKDLGFAAYTAGKRPTIDVFFITFALMVGTAGLPHVIIRFFTVPKIRDARASAGWALVCIAILYTTAPAVAAFAKTNFIKTVHGKAYTEAPSWFKNWEKTGLIAWVDKNGDGVMQYAPGKPFKGKPKFKQGEKGKFGQLVVTNALTDNANEIYVDRDIMVLANPEIAKLPNWVVALVAAGGLAAALSTAAGLLLVIASSLSHDLMKGIINPDLSEKAELMWARIGAGLAVVVAGWFGIHPPGFVAQVVAFAFGLAASSFFPAIIMGVFNKKTNKEGAMCGMVVGIVFTAAYIIYFKFVNPAANNPQHWWLGISPEGIGTVGMILNFIVMWVVSKFTQEPPQEVQELVESLRYPQEAR, from the coding sequence ATGGGTATTCTTGGTTGGACCTGGATAATGGTGGGGATCACCTTCTCCATCTACATCGGTATCGCCATCTGGGCGAAGGCCGCGACCACGGGCGACTTCTACGTGGCGGAGAAGCAGGTGCACCCCATCCTGAACGGCATGGCCACCGGCGCCGACTGGATGAGCGCGGCGTCCTTCATCTCCATGGCCGGTCTCATCGCGTTCCTGGGCCGCGACGGCGCCATGTACCTGATGGGGTGGACCGGCGGATACGTCCTCCTCGCCATGCTTCTTGCGCCGTATCTCCGGAAGTACGGGAAATACACGGTTCCCCAGTTCATCGGTGACCGGTACTACTCCAACACCGCCCGGGCCGTGGCGATCATCTGCGCCATTTTCGTCTCGTTCACCTATGTGTGCGGCCAGATGCGGGGTGTGGGGGTGGTGTTCTCCCGGTTCCTCGAGGTGCCGATCAACACGGGCGTGGTCATCGGCATGGCCATCGTGTTCATCTACGCCGTGTTGGGCGGCATGAAGGGCATCACCTACACCCAGGTGGCCCAGTACTGCGTGCTGATCGTGGCCTACCTGATCCCGGCGATCTTCATCGCCGCCATGCTCACCGGCAACCCCCTGCCGCAGATCGGGTTTGGGGCCAAGATCAGCGCCAACGGAGCCCAGGTGCTCCACGACGCCTCGGCACAGGGCAAGTACCTGCTGGATGTGTTGGACCAACTCCACAAGGATCTCGGGTTCGCGGCCTACACGGCCGGTAAGCGGCCCACCATCGACGTGTTCTTCATCACCTTCGCCCTCATGGTGGGTACCGCGGGCCTGCCCCACGTGATCATCCGGTTCTTCACGGTGCCGAAGATCCGCGACGCCCGCGCCTCGGCCGGCTGGGCCCTGGTGTGCATCGCCATCCTCTACACCACGGCCCCGGCCGTGGCCGCCTTCGCCAAGACCAACTTCATCAAGACCGTGCACGGCAAGGCCTACACCGAGGCTCCCTCCTGGTTCAAGAACTGGGAGAAGACCGGCCTGATCGCCTGGGTCGACAAGAACGGCGACGGCGTCATGCAGTACGCCCCGGGCAAGCCCTTCAAGGGCAAGCCCAAATTCAAGCAGGGCGAGAAGGGTAAGTTCGGCCAGCTCGTGGTGACCAACGCCCTGACCGACAACGCCAACGAGATCTACGTGGACCGGGACATCATGGTGCTGGCCAACCCGGAGATCGCCAAGCTGCCCAACTGGGTGGTGGCCCTGGTGGCCGCGGGCGGTCTGGCCGCCGCCCTGTCCACCGCGGCCGGCCTGCTGCTGGTGATCGCCTCCTCCCTGTCCCACGACCTCATGAAGGGCATCATCAACCCGGACCTGTCCGAGAAGGCCGAGCTGATGTGGGCCCGGATCGGCGCCGGTCTCGCGGTGGTGGTGGCCGGGTGGTTCGGCATCCATCCGCCGGGGTTCGTGGCCCAGGTGGTGGCGTTCGCCTTCGGTCTGGCCGCCTCCTCGTTCTTCCCCGCGATCATCATGGGGGTGTTCAACAAGAAGACGAACAAGGAAGGCGCGATGTGCGGCATGGTGGTGGGCATCGTGTTCACCGCCGCCTACATCATCTACTTCAAGTTCGTGAACCCCGCCGCCAACAACCCGCAGCACTGGTGGCTGGGGATCAGCCCCGAGGGCATCGGCACGGTGGGCATGATCCTGAACTTCATCGTGATGTGGGTGGTGTCGAAGTTCACCCAGGAGCCGCCCCAAGAGGTGCAGGAGCTGGTGGAGAGCCTGCGCTATCCCCAGGAAGCCCGGTAA
- a CDS encoding TlpA family protein disulfide reductase: MRGIRIGVALGLLVWGGISLAQDFPLPSSGPDLLPSGGCGEGTPAPCPQGQGERGPLAPGAPAEPFLLSDPGGNPVIFSPGEPGSRPTLLVFWSMFCPPCQDEMPYLAGLGKKTGIQVITVNLDGTRMARAVANYARHNRIEVPVAMDEKAQGEFATAAAYGVTGTPGLFLIDAAGVVRWSHQGRVAPEVLEAEIRRLTAGGP; the protein is encoded by the coding sequence GTGAGAGGGATCCGGATCGGGGTCGCACTCGGACTGCTCGTATGGGGTGGGATCTCCCTGGCTCAGGATTTTCCCCTCCCCTCTTCCGGGCCGGATCTCTTGCCGTCCGGGGGGTGCGGCGAAGGGACGCCGGCGCCCTGCCCCCAAGGACAGGGAGAAAGGGGGCCCCTGGCACCCGGCGCCCCGGCCGAGCCGTTTCTGCTCAGCGACCCCGGGGGCAACCCGGTCATCTTCAGCCCGGGGGAGCCGGGGTCCCGGCCCACCTTGCTCGTGTTCTGGTCGATGTTCTGCCCGCCGTGCCAGGACGAGATGCCCTACCTGGCGGGCCTGGGGAAAAAGACCGGGATCCAGGTGATCACCGTGAACCTGGACGGGACCCGGATGGCCCGGGCGGTGGCCAACTACGCCCGCCACAACCGGATCGAGGTCCCCGTGGCCATGGACGAGAAGGCCCAGGGAGAGTTCGCAACGGCCGCGGCCTACGGCGTCACCGGCACCCCGGGGCTGTTCCTGATCGACGCGGCCGGCGTGGTGCGTTGGAGCCACCAGGGCCGGGTGGCTCCCGAGGTTCTGGAAGCGGAGATCCGAAGGCTCACGGCAGGGGGGCCGTAG
- a CDS encoding multiheme c-type cytochrome: protein MVRRRWLVAGWLGLAMVWTVGGAARAEYGGLPGYAGSETCAGCHPEVYAQWRLTPHARMLVDTAEDPFAVLATDFHEGIPFQREDIAYTVGSHWIQKYLTRIDGVLYVLPKYWNIAERRWEPYSIWNWREQPYNVYCDGCHTVGFDPETESFFEPGVGCEACHGPGKRHVETGGRLSEIVNPANLPPDRAVMVCMACHTDGMDKATETYPFPVGYKPGEDINDYYTEFFMPKPKSKAWYWGSMDFRERKRMWYFFQSKFYSTNRACEVCGFDRGITVKKERYMSRSEYCGTCHKFRFEKFEAHSGHRPEKVECTDCHVPKMAKGPTYSIHDHKFDFSQPAPACTECHEPGSVSGDECRYPTPDFHLKPVKYPREMTTVETCVWCHNEVRKEGRDEGWARREIRKIVDRFLVE, encoded by the coding sequence ATGGTGCGGCGGCGGTGGCTGGTGGCCGGATGGCTGGGGTTGGCGATGGTGTGGACGGTCGGGGGGGCGGCGCGGGCCGAGTACGGCGGGCTGCCCGGGTACGCCGGCAGCGAGACCTGCGCGGGGTGTCACCCGGAGGTGTACGCCCAGTGGCGGTTGACCCCCCACGCCCGCATGCTGGTGGACACGGCCGAGGATCCGTTCGCGGTGCTGGCCACGGACTTCCACGAGGGGATCCCCTTCCAGCGGGAGGACATCGCCTACACGGTGGGGAGCCACTGGATCCAGAAGTATCTCACCCGGATCGACGGGGTGCTGTACGTCCTGCCCAAGTACTGGAACATCGCGGAGCGCCGGTGGGAGCCGTACTCCATCTGGAACTGGCGCGAGCAGCCCTACAACGTGTACTGCGACGGATGCCACACCGTGGGGTTCGACCCGGAGACCGAGTCGTTCTTCGAGCCCGGGGTGGGGTGCGAGGCGTGCCACGGCCCGGGGAAGCGCCACGTGGAGACCGGCGGACGGCTCTCCGAGATCGTGAACCCGGCGAACCTGCCGCCCGACCGGGCCGTGATGGTGTGCATGGCCTGCCACACCGACGGCATGGACAAGGCCACCGAGACGTACCCGTTCCCCGTGGGATACAAGCCGGGCGAGGATATCAACGACTACTACACCGAGTTCTTCATGCCGAAGCCCAAGAGCAAGGCCTGGTACTGGGGGAGCATGGACTTCCGGGAGCGCAAGCGCATGTGGTACTTCTTCCAGTCCAAGTTCTACTCCACGAACCGGGCCTGCGAGGTGTGCGGGTTCGACCGGGGCATCACGGTCAAGAAGGAGCGCTACATGAGCCGCAGCGAGTACTGCGGCACCTGCCACAAGTTCCGGTTTGAGAAGTTCGAGGCCCACTCGGGCCACCGGCCCGAGAAGGTGGAGTGCACGGACTGCCACGTGCCCAAGATGGCCAAGGGGCCCACCTACTCGATCCACGATCACAAGTTCGACTTCAGCCAGCCGGCCCCGGCCTGCACCGAGTGCCACGAGCCGGGGTCGGTGAGCGGGGACGAGTGCCGATACCCCACCCCGGACTTCCATCTGAAGCCGGTCAAGTACCCCCGCGAGATGACCACGGTGGAGACCTGCGTGTGGTGCCACAACGAGGTCCGAAAGGAGGGCCGCGACGAGGGCTGGGCCCGGCGGGAGATCCGGAAGATCGTGGACCGGTTCCTGGTGGAATGA